A genomic window from Companilactobacillus alimentarius DSM 20249 includes:
- a CDS encoding 1-deoxy-D-xylulose-5-phosphate synthase: protein METPILNTIDQPADLKKLNLEELTKLAAEIRDVLLNKVSQTGGHVGPNLGVVELTIAFHTIFNSPIDKVVWDVSHQSYTHKILTGRKNAWLSPEHFDDVSGYTAPEESPHDYFNIGHTSTSIALATGMASARDLLNKAGNVMAVIGDGSLSGGLALEGLNIASTLDSNLIILVNDNEMAIAEDHGGIYEGLKDLRETNGQSPNNLFKAMGLDYRYVENGNDMETMLEAFKAVKDIDHPIVLHVHTQKGHGYQPAITNKEAFHWHVPFDLKTGKTLHPTTGETYTDVIHEQLAKEMAEKTPITAITAAIPGSYDLKRFGKKYPERYFDVGIAEQESITLAAGQAKQGLRPIVFQSGTFLQRAYDQLSHDLGINKLPVTIMVSGGSISAGDPTHQGIFDIAMLSNIPGLTYLAPTTKEELSEMMHWALHQNIGPVAIRVPSNEVHSAKLTDFDAHKMNVLHSGKKVALLGVGSLLPLAEEVQQQLSKQDLDATVIDPRDISKLDQETLSDLEKNHQLVVTLEEASLSGGFGEKVSRFYNNSAMHVLNFGAAKRFNDRETTAELWHEFKLTPEQIVSEIVDNL, encoded by the coding sequence ATGGAAACACCAATTTTAAATACAATTGATCAGCCAGCTGATTTAAAGAAACTCAATTTAGAGGAATTGACAAAATTAGCTGCTGAAATTCGCGATGTTTTATTGAACAAAGTCAGTCAAACTGGCGGACACGTTGGTCCCAATTTAGGCGTAGTCGAATTGACGATTGCCTTTCACACAATCTTCAATTCACCAATTGATAAAGTCGTTTGGGATGTTTCACATCAATCCTATACCCACAAGATTCTGACTGGTCGTAAGAATGCCTGGTTGAGCCCAGAGCACTTCGATGATGTCAGCGGTTATACTGCTCCAGAAGAAAGTCCACATGATTATTTCAATATCGGACACACTTCTACGTCAATTGCTTTAGCCACTGGTATGGCAAGTGCTCGTGATCTTTTGAATAAAGCAGGCAACGTTATGGCTGTTATCGGAGACGGTTCTCTGTCAGGTGGTCTAGCTTTGGAAGGATTGAACATTGCTTCTACACTAGATTCTAATTTGATTATTTTAGTTAATGATAACGAAATGGCCATTGCTGAAGATCACGGCGGTATCTATGAAGGACTCAAGGATCTGCGCGAGACCAACGGTCAAAGTCCTAACAATTTATTCAAAGCCATGGGCTTAGATTATCGTTACGTTGAGAACGGTAATGACATGGAAACAATGTTAGAGGCGTTCAAAGCAGTGAAAGATATCGATCACCCAATCGTATTACACGTTCATACGCAAAAGGGTCACGGGTATCAACCAGCTATTACGAATAAAGAGGCTTTCCATTGGCATGTTCCCTTCGATTTGAAGACCGGAAAAACTCTTCATCCAACGACAGGCGAAACTTATACTGATGTTATTCATGAACAATTGGCTAAAGAAATGGCAGAGAAGACACCAATCACGGCAATCACGGCAGCCATTCCTGGCTCATATGATTTGAAGCGATTTGGTAAAAAATATCCAGAACGTTACTTTGATGTGGGTATTGCTGAACAAGAATCCATCACTTTAGCAGCCGGTCAAGCTAAACAAGGACTACGTCCAATTGTCTTTCAATCAGGAACGTTCTTGCAAAGAGCCTATGATCAACTTTCACATGACTTGGGAATTAATAAATTGCCGGTAACAATCATGGTTTCAGGCGGTAGTATCAGTGCAGGCGACCCTACTCATCAAGGAATTTTTGATATTGCGATGTTGAGCAATATTCCTGGATTGACTTACTTAGCTCCAACGACTAAGGAAGAATTATCGGAAATGATGCATTGGGCTTTACACCAAAATATTGGTCCAGTTGCTATCAGAGTTCCAAGCAATGAGGTTCATTCTGCTAAGTTAACCGATTTTGATGCTCACAAGATGAATGTCTTACACTCTGGCAAAAAAGTTGCTCTCTTAGGCGTTGGTAGTCTCTTGCCACTAGCTGAAGAAGTCCAACAACAGTTGAGTAAACAAGATCTTGATGCCACGGTGATTGACCCACGCGATATTTCAAAACTCGATCAGGAAACTTTGAGTGACTTAGAGAAGAACCATCAATTAGTAGTCACACTAGAAGAAGCTAGTTTAAGTGGCGGCTTCGGTGAAAAAGTTAGTCGTTTTTATAATAATTCGGCTATGCATGTGTTGAATTTTGGTGCTGCTAAACGATTCAATGATCGTGAAACTACAGCTGAATTATGGCATGAATTTAAATTGACGCCAGAACAAATCGTTTCAGAAATCGTAGACAATTTGTAG
- a CDS encoding alpha/beta fold hydrolase has product MEKILSTSEGNVNTNLVGPIDSEKIVVLIPGINGSIDYFNEMIPYLKDKYTVIALDLLGQGKSSKSKSDHYTIDSEAWNMLEAIARWKIINQLIIVGYGVGGLVAVNMAELRGFTISKLILINTPATDKYADMDASSAVANIPLLGKLAKSPVKAGMYFDKDFDRKSLKDHKIVDEAANMVDHKVAKKLQKMSSLYLGEKFLNKRLRAIKIPTLAMFAEGDQILGEKGIKDAKATIGRVPDLTVEDIKGAGHLAMLEKPQEIAEKIIEFDETTTKTEVE; this is encoded by the coding sequence TTGGAAAAAATATTATCTACATCCGAAGGTAACGTAAATACAAACTTAGTCGGTCCAATTGACAGTGAAAAGATTGTCGTTTTGATTCCCGGAATCAATGGTTCAATCGACTATTTCAATGAAATGATTCCCTATTTAAAAGATAAATATACCGTCATTGCACTGGATTTGTTGGGACAAGGTAAGTCTAGCAAATCAAAGAGCGATCACTATACGATTGATTCAGAGGCTTGGAATATGTTGGAAGCCATCGCTCGTTGGAAAATAATTAATCAGTTAATTATTGTCGGTTACGGGGTAGGTGGACTAGTTGCAGTTAATATGGCAGAACTCCGCGGCTTTACTATATCAAAATTAATCCTCATAAACACACCAGCAACTGATAAATATGCAGATATGGACGCATCGTCTGCTGTAGCAAATATTCCACTATTGGGAAAGTTAGCTAAGTCACCAGTTAAAGCTGGCATGTACTTTGATAAAGATTTTGATCGTAAATCCTTGAAAGATCACAAGATTGTTGATGAGGCAGCCAATATGGTCGATCACAAAGTAGCGAAGAAATTGCAAAAGATGTCTTCACTTTATTTAGGCGAGAAATTCTTGAACAAACGTCTTCGTGCTATCAAAATTCCTACTTTAGCCATGTTTGCTGAAGGTGATCAAATTTTGGGTGAAAAGGGTATTAAGGATGCCAAAGCTACGATTGGTCGTGTACCTGATTTGACAGTAGAAGATATCAAGGGTGCCGGACATTTAGCAATGTTGGAAAAACCTCAAGAAATAGCTGAAAAAATCATTGAGTTTGATGAAACTACTACTAAAACAGAAGTAGAATAA
- a CDS encoding Gfo/Idh/MocA family protein, with amino-acid sequence MKKIGVIGLGNIAQKAYLPVMATLQDQYEWHLTTRNEAKGEMLEQKYGFKHFHQTLDELIAEKPLAVFVHTPTKTHYEIIKRLLNSKINVYVDKPISENLAEVKELYTLAAKNNLLLTCGFNRRFAPFDQELKQISDKRTIVSEKIREDALQPVGYAIFDLMIHSVDTAVYLMDEPIETFNNFLVTRDGNLEQGYITLQGKKSQVQIITNMVGGSNLEQTTVQGLKTRQVVTNLNLLQTYQTGGVTQASRPDWENTLVTRGFDPIIRAFLEAVDNGGENPVSPESAILSHKLCYDLVKTIKK; translated from the coding sequence ATGAAAAAAATTGGCGTGATCGGATTAGGGAATATTGCACAAAAAGCTTATTTGCCAGTCATGGCTACTTTGCAAGACCAATATGAATGGCATTTAACTACTAGAAATGAAGCAAAGGGTGAGATGTTAGAACAAAAATATGGTTTTAAACACTTCCATCAGACTTTAGATGAATTAATTGCTGAAAAGCCGTTGGCAGTCTTTGTTCACACACCAACAAAAACGCACTATGAAATTATCAAGCGTCTGTTGAACTCCAAGATCAATGTCTACGTTGATAAACCAATTTCGGAAAATTTAGCAGAGGTAAAAGAGCTGTATACTTTGGCTGCTAAAAATAACTTGCTATTAACTTGCGGTTTTAATCGTCGCTTTGCACCATTCGACCAAGAATTAAAGCAGATTTCAGATAAGCGAACTATCGTTTCCGAGAAGATCCGGGAAGATGCGTTGCAGCCTGTAGGGTATGCTATCTTTGATTTGATGATCCATTCAGTTGATACAGCAGTTTATTTAATGGATGAGCCCATTGAAACATTTAATAATTTCTTGGTAACAAGGGATGGTAATTTGGAGCAAGGATACATTACTTTACAAGGAAAAAAGAGTCAGGTTCAAATTATTACTAATATGGTTGGTGGCAGTAATTTGGAACAGACAACCGTTCAAGGATTAAAGACACGTCAAGTAGTTACTAACTTGAATCTTTTACAGACCTATCAAACTGGTGGCGTGACACAAGCTTCTCGTCCAGATTGGGAAAATACTTTGGTGACAAGAGGATTTGATCCAATTATTCGAGCCTTTCTTGAAGCAGTAGATAACGGTGGAGAAAATCCTGTTAGCCCTGAGTCAGCCATTCTTAGTCATAAACTTTGTTATGATTTGGTCAAAACGATTAAAAAATAG
- a CDS encoding HAAS domain-containing protein, which produces MPKEKFLLELKLRLKKYGISNSNQYINYYSEYLDDLIENDYTEADAIKKIGGVNNVFLAILSDNDVQISNTKNKIKAALLLMGIPVWGPIVAAGYIILLALVFAVMICSIAFSFAGLWLLLGSLIVLLKTGFIDFLFQLGTAFIFGGLGIVFWQLFVLSSKKTFNLVKFILLGFGIILLGILICIIVFAALGFDVNTIVKNSGNIYSPIGWSSHY; this is translated from the coding sequence ATGCCTAAAGAGAAATTCTTATTAGAACTAAAATTACGATTAAAAAAATATGGAATATCTAATAGTAATCAATATATAAATTATTATTCTGAATATTTAGATGATTTAATTGAAAATGATTACACTGAAGCTGATGCAATTAAGAAAATTGGCGGAGTTAATAACGTATTTCTAGCAATTCTATCCGATAATGATGTTCAAATATCAAATACTAAGAATAAGATTAAAGCTGCGTTATTACTAATGGGAATTCCGGTATGGGGACCCATTGTAGCCGCAGGGTATATCATTTTACTGGCATTAGTATTTGCAGTTATGATTTGTAGTATTGCTTTTTCATTTGCAGGTTTGTGGCTATTATTGGGAAGTCTGATTGTATTATTAAAAACAGGCTTTATAGATTTTCTATTTCAATTGGGAACTGCTTTTATTTTTGGAGGATTAGGTATAGTATTTTGGCAATTATTCGTACTTAGCTCCAAAAAAACTTTTAACTTAGTAAAATTTATATTATTGGGTTTCGGAATTATATTATTAGGAATTCTGATTTGTATAATTGTTTTTGCTGCTTTGGGATTTGACGTCAATACGATAGTTAAAAATTCTGGCAATATTTATTCCCCTATTGGTTGGTCCTCACATTATTAA
- a CDS encoding chloride channel protein, which translates to MAIKKVLFVGYGLILSAIIGLIAAAFLVIEGFMTKVIWLSNSYVFQTFLIIVGSFILYFLLKRWPNLPKTSKDSIKELRQNQTIDYQDVFLNLLVTLVILSFGSGVGPEAALLSAIISLSIWQADNLRYFYFQYDELKQLSLGTSVKHLLNPFKYRQRYDGRIAPKTPKFLKWKKLLYIVFSINGLLAFVLLIKQTDQPSFIMKLGHSHWQLSELWIVPLLMIVGIIIGMILKKLNYLFEKSIQRLNLNLAVRITLGAIGIIVISYLEPNLLFSGQHSLHLLIGAWSNQSATFLFLMALLKLIFLAWCLTFNWRGGDIFPITFATMTAGFGVATLLPNFDTLLVVAVLATTLMSELLSPIVAGVFIALFFPITLMPIIILVAGVLFLKRKYLLRGGIFND; encoded by the coding sequence GTGGCTATCAAAAAAGTTCTATTCGTCGGTTATGGATTAATATTGAGTGCTATTATTGGTCTTATTGCGGCAGCCTTTTTAGTTATTGAGGGCTTTATGACTAAAGTCATTTGGCTCAGTAATAGTTATGTTTTTCAAACGTTTTTAATCATTGTTGGTAGTTTTATATTGTATTTTTTGTTAAAACGTTGGCCGAATCTTCCTAAGACCTCAAAAGATTCAATAAAGGAATTAAGGCAAAATCAAACGATTGATTACCAAGATGTTTTCTTGAACCTGTTGGTTACCCTGGTTATATTGAGTTTTGGAAGTGGTGTTGGTCCTGAAGCAGCACTGTTGAGTGCTATTATTTCACTGTCAATTTGGCAGGCTGATAATTTACGTTACTTTTACTTCCAATATGATGAACTAAAACAATTATCGCTGGGGACATCAGTAAAACATCTCTTGAATCCCTTTAAATATCGTCAGAGGTATGATGGGAGAATTGCTCCTAAGACACCGAAATTTTTGAAATGGAAAAAATTACTCTACATAGTTTTCTCTATTAACGGTTTGTTGGCATTTGTTCTATTGATTAAACAAACTGATCAGCCTTCGTTCATTATGAAATTAGGGCATTCGCATTGGCAGTTAAGCGAATTGTGGATTGTACCGCTCTTAATGATTGTAGGGATCATTATTGGGATGATTTTGAAAAAATTAAATTATTTATTTGAAAAATCTATTCAACGATTGAACTTAAATTTAGCTGTGAGAATTACTTTGGGAGCCATAGGAATCATCGTTATTTCATATTTGGAGCCTAATTTATTATTCTCTGGTCAACATAGTTTGCATTTATTGATTGGAGCTTGGAGTAATCAATCGGCAACGTTTTTATTTTTAATGGCACTTTTGAAATTGATTTTTCTAGCTTGGTGTTTAACCTTTAATTGGCGTGGTGGGGATATTTTCCCGATCACTTTTGCTACAATGACGGCTGGTTTTGGGGTTGCAACACTTTTGCCAAATTTTGATACTTTACTAGTAGTAGCTGTCTTGGCAACGACACTTATGAGTGAATTGTTGTCACCAATTGTTGCAGGAGTTTTTATTGCGCTATTTTTCCCAATTACACTAATGCCTATTATTATTTTGGTAGCAGGCGTATTATTCTTGAAAAGAAAGTATTTGTTAAGAGGGGGGATTTTTAATGATTAA
- a CDS encoding glucosamine-6-phosphate deaminase, giving the protein MNIIKVNDTQMGGKEAFKIVKADMENGIKVLGLATGSSPITLYKEMTNSDLDFSNMTSVNLDEYVGLKPDNEQSYHYFMKEHLFSKKPFKNSYVPDGSNPDAEAATKAYDKIIEENPIDLQILGIGRNGHIGFNEPGSPLDGTTRKVSLTESTIEANTRFFEDEKDVPRFAYSMGIGSIMKAKKIILLAYGEAKADAIAATVNGPVTTDCPASALQNHPDVTLIVDDAAASKLN; this is encoded by the coding sequence ATGAATATAATTAAAGTTAATGATACACAAATGGGTGGTAAGGAAGCTTTTAAGATTGTTAAAGCTGATATGGAAAATGGTATCAAAGTACTCGGACTTGCTACTGGTAGTAGTCCCATCACGCTTTACAAAGAAATGACAAATAGTGACCTTGATTTCTCCAATATGACTTCTGTTAACTTGGACGAATACGTTGGTCTAAAGCCTGATAACGAACAAAGTTATCACTATTTCATGAAGGAACATTTATTCAGCAAAAAACCTTTCAAGAATTCATACGTTCCTGATGGTTCAAATCCTGATGCCGAAGCTGCTACAAAAGCATATGACAAGATCATCGAAGAAAATCCTATCGACCTTCAAATCTTAGGTATCGGTAGAAATGGTCATATCGGTTTCAACGAACCCGGTTCACCACTTGACGGTACAACTAGAAAAGTTAGTCTAACTGAATCAACAATCGAAGCTAACACACGTTTCTTCGAAGATGAAAAAGACGTTCCTCGTTTTGCTTACTCAATGGGTATCGGTTCAATCATGAAAGCTAAGAAGATTATTCTTCTAGCCTATGGTGAAGCTAAAGCTGATGCTATTGCCGCAACTGTTAATGGGCCTGTTACAACGGATTGCCCAGCCAGCGCTTTACAAAATCATCCCGATGTTACTCTTATCGTCGATGATGCTGCAGCATCAAAACTAAATTAA
- a CDS encoding S66 family peptidase, giving the protein MIKPQALKKGDHVAIVSLSAGVLGEEFAKHELNQGRKRIEELGLIPEFMPNSLKGIEFIKNHPEKRADDLKQAFADNQIKGIFCAIGGEDTYRLAPYLLNDPEFVKNVQQHPKLFTGFSDTTVNHLMLYQLGLTTYYGPNVINDLAELDTELLPYTKKTLKHYFQNPATTEISSSPVWYEERTDFSKAALDTPRVSHPETKGYQVQRGSGIVEGQLLGGCLDSLNSLLTDKRYNDEPKINEKYHLIPDAKEFEGKILFLETSEEKPTPEEYCGMLKKLKSKGILQAVVAIITGKPQNEVHYDEYCQILKEETEDTKTPLMTNLNFGHAYPRTALPYGLKARVDLDNRKLKIIEPYFAE; this is encoded by the coding sequence ATGATTAAACCACAAGCTTTAAAAAAAGGAGATCATGTTGCAATTGTCAGTCTTTCCGCGGGCGTGTTGGGGGAAGAGTTTGCCAAACATGAATTGAATCAGGGTAGGAAACGGATTGAAGAATTAGGTTTAATTCCAGAATTTATGCCTAATAGTTTGAAAGGAATCGAGTTCATAAAAAATCATCCCGAAAAACGTGCAGATGATTTGAAGCAGGCTTTTGCAGATAATCAGATTAAAGGAATCTTTTGTGCGATCGGTGGGGAAGATACATATCGCTTGGCACCTTATTTGTTAAATGATCCAGAATTTGTTAAAAATGTACAACAACATCCTAAATTGTTTACTGGTTTTTCGGATACGACCGTTAATCATTTAATGTTGTACCAATTAGGATTAACAACTTATTACGGTCCTAATGTTATCAATGATTTAGCCGAATTAGACACTGAATTACTTCCATATACTAAAAAGACTTTGAAACATTATTTTCAAAATCCAGCTACTACAGAAATTTCAAGTAGCCCTGTCTGGTACGAAGAACGGACAGATTTTTCAAAGGCAGCCTTAGATACGCCTCGTGTTAGTCATCCAGAAACTAAAGGATATCAAGTTCAACGTGGATCGGGAATTGTTGAAGGTCAACTATTGGGTGGTTGTCTAGATAGTCTCAATAGCTTGCTGACCGATAAGCGTTATAACGATGAACCGAAGATTAATGAAAAATATCATTTGATTCCTGATGCCAAAGAGTTTGAGGGTAAAATCTTATTCTTGGAAACTAGTGAAGAGAAGCCTACGCCAGAAGAATATTGTGGGATGTTGAAGAAGTTGAAATCCAAAGGAATCTTGCAAGCAGTCGTAGCTATTATCACTGGTAAGCCACAAAACGAGGTTCATTATGATGAATACTGCCAAATCTTAAAAGAAGAGACAGAGGATACTAAGACGCCATTGATGACTAATCTGAACTTTGGTCATGCTTATCCTCGAACTGCTTTGCCATATGGCCTGAAAGCTAGAGTGGATTTGGATAATAGGAAATTGAAAATTATTGAACCTTACTTTGCTGAATAA
- a CDS encoding PadR family transcriptional regulator, whose protein sequence is MNPQIKKGLLDVCVLANLVESESYGYAIISNLEPVIEISESTLYPILKRLLAKNAITVTKRIHNNRIRKYYKITEIGKNEIRQFLKNWNQVEDIVDYIRRKNTNA, encoded by the coding sequence ATGAACCCACAAATAAAAAAAGGATTGTTAGATGTTTGTGTTTTAGCAAATCTAGTTGAATCCGAGTCCTACGGATATGCTATTATCAGCAACTTGGAACCAGTAATTGAAATATCCGAATCTACGCTATATCCCATACTCAAACGCTTATTAGCTAAAAATGCAATTACTGTAACTAAACGCATTCACAATAATCGAATTAGAAAATATTACAAAATTACAGAAATTGGTAAAAATGAAATTCGACAATTTTTAAAGAATTGGAATCAAGTAGAAGATATTGTTGATTATATTCGGAGGAAAAACACAAATGCCTAA
- a CDS encoding cysteine hydrolase family protein, with amino-acid sequence MSSHQALLIIDYTNDFVADKGALTCGKPGQEIESSIYDLAEKMYQNNDWIWFPTDVHKKNDPYHPESKLFPTHNVRNTWGRELYGSIKTWFEKYNDGEQVKLFDKTRYSAFAGTDLDLRLRERNVDTLHLVGVCTDICVLHTAIDAYNLNYKIVVHENGVASFNQPGHEWALDHFKNCLGAQVV; translated from the coding sequence ATGTCTTCACACCAAGCTTTACTGATTATTGATTACACGAACGATTTTGTTGCTGACAAGGGTGCTTTGACTTGCGGCAAGCCGGGCCAAGAGATTGAAAGTTCAATTTATGATTTGGCTGAAAAAATGTATCAAAATAATGATTGGATCTGGTTTCCAACGGACGTGCATAAGAAAAATGATCCTTATCACCCTGAAAGTAAACTTTTTCCAACGCACAATGTGCGAAACACTTGGGGACGAGAATTATATGGCAGTATAAAGACTTGGTTCGAAAAATATAACGATGGCGAGCAAGTTAAATTATTCGATAAGACGCGTTACAGTGCCTTTGCAGGAACTGATTTGGATCTGCGCTTAAGAGAAAGAAATGTTGATACGTTGCATTTGGTAGGCGTCTGTACAGATATCTGCGTGCTGCATACGGCAATTGATGCTTACAATTTGAATTATAAAATTGTCGTCCATGAAAATGGAGTCGCTTCTTTTAATCAACCGGGACATGAGTGGGCTTTGGACCATTTCAAAAATTGTTTAGGAGCTCAAGTAGTTTAA
- a CDS encoding DUF3923 family protein: MRKIKIWWLINVFWILLYIVTTLFLCFRQVDATGAIQNYSTKLINIAIISIVFLIIAICQLVIFHFIKK, from the coding sequence ATGAGGAAAATAAAGATATGGTGGTTAATTAATGTCTTTTGGATTTTATTATATATTGTTACTACACTTTTTCTATGTTTTAGGCAGGTAGATGCGACCGGAGCAATACAAAATTACTCTACAAAATTAATAAATATTGCCATTATATCTATTGTTTTTTTGATTATTGCTATATGTCAATTAGTGATTTTTCATTTTATAAAAAAATAA
- a CDS encoding APC family permease, translating to MIEKLFKKADYKKFVADDAHFEKVLTRGNLISMGIGAIIGTGIFILPGIVAYGTAGPAITISFILAAVVCVMTAMCFAELSSTFPVAGSTYSYGSIIFGQFPGWLIGWALCLEYVLGVSAVSSGFSAYFVSLFKGLGIALPKALTGPLEPSNGTFVNLPAIIVLVLIYLLLRRGVSASARMNTVMVFVKIAVVLAFIIIGLFYIKPTNYHPYFPKGGMGVVKGAALVFFAYLGFDVIPSSAPEVKDPQKNIPISIMSSLAICAFLYVILSAVLTGMVSYKHLNVSDPVVFALQRVGLNKVTFLISIGALAGMFTMMLNTVYGGSRLIYALGRDGMIPSSFGKIDSKAKMPLLSLSTITTLAVILGGFVSLNELTSLVNIGTLISFVFVALGIIKLRHRPDVPNSEFKVPFYPWLPIISAISCLILMTQVSINSWIAFIFWILIGVVIYFAYGYKKND from the coding sequence ATGATAGAAAAATTATTTAAAAAAGCAGATTATAAGAAGTTTGTTGCCGACGATGCTCACTTTGAAAAAGTTTTGACACGTGGCAACTTAATCTCCATGGGAATTGGAGCCATTATTGGAACTGGAATCTTCATTCTCCCCGGTATTGTAGCTTATGGGACCGCTGGTCCGGCAATTACCATTTCATTTATTCTTGCGGCAGTCGTCTGTGTTATGACGGCGATGTGCTTTGCGGAATTATCATCAACTTTTCCAGTTGCTGGTAGTACTTATTCATATGGAAGTATTATCTTTGGACAATTTCCCGGTTGGTTGATTGGTTGGGCGTTATGTTTGGAATACGTCTTAGGCGTTTCAGCTGTATCCTCAGGCTTTTCAGCCTACTTTGTCAGTCTCTTTAAGGGATTAGGCATCGCTTTACCTAAGGCTTTAACCGGACCCTTAGAACCAAGCAATGGTACCTTTGTCAATCTTCCCGCTATTATCGTTCTTGTTTTGATTTATTTATTGCTCAGAAGAGGAGTTTCAGCCTCCGCTCGAATGAATACCGTTATGGTCTTCGTAAAGATTGCTGTCGTTTTGGCATTTATTATTATTGGATTATTTTACATTAAGCCAACTAATTACCATCCTTATTTTCCTAAAGGTGGCATGGGAGTTGTCAAAGGAGCGGCATTAGTCTTCTTTGCCTATTTGGGCTTTGACGTTATTCCTTCATCCGCACCAGAAGTTAAAGATCCGCAAAAGAACATTCCTATCAGTATCATGAGTTCTTTAGCCATCTGTGCCTTTTTGTACGTCATTCTTTCAGCTGTATTAACAGGTATGGTCAGTTACAAACACCTTAACGTTTCCGATCCAGTCGTTTTTGCTTTACAACGAGTAGGACTAAATAAAGTGACCTTCCTAATCAGTATTGGTGCCTTAGCAGGAATGTTTACTATGATGTTAAATACTGTTTATGGTGGTTCCCGTTTAATCTACGCCCTTGGACGTGATGGGATGATTCCTAGTTCATTTGGAAAAATCGACTCTAAAGCCAAAATGCCACTACTGTCACTCAGCACTATTACTACTTTGGCAGTTATCTTAGGTGGCTTTGTTTCATTAAATGAATTAACCAGTTTAGTTAATATTGGAACTTTGATCTCCTTTGTCTTCGTAGCACTTGGCATTATTAAATTACGCCATCGACCAGACGTTCCCAACAGTGAATTCAAAGTACCCTTCTACCCTTGGTTACCAATTATTTCAGCAATATCCTGCCTTATCCTTATGACGCAAGTCAGCATCAACTCCTGGATTGCTTTTATCTTTTGGATTTTGATTGGAGTAGTAATTTACTTTGCTTATGGCTATAAAAAGAACGACTAA